Genomic DNA from Callospermophilus lateralis isolate mCalLat2 chromosome 11, mCalLat2.hap1, whole genome shotgun sequence:
ctactagggagactgaagcaggaggtttACAGCCCCAACAATTTAGcaggatcctgtctcaaaagggctggggatgtagttcagtggtaaagtatatctgggttcaatctgcagttCCAAAAATAAAGTCAGTatagtaaaaacaaaaaagaattttttgaGTGGCACATCTTATAAATTGATGAATTTGTTGTTCCCCATAATTGGAGAATAcatattttttgtagttatatgCAAGAtaacttgcaaaaaaaaaaaaagctagcttcaacaaatttttgaaaattgggATCATTTTTTGATCACAAAGCACTTACATGTTAAAAATTTATAGCAAAAAGATAAGTAGAAAACACCATGtgcttgaaattttaaaaacacttttaattctttttttttgagaaaacttTATTAACACTGTTCCCCAAATATTAAATTTATACTTCTACTCTACTGATTTTCCTTTCAttagtctatttatttatttttgattggttctttctacttatacataaaggtgcaattttctgttatatttatatatgcatatagcatgatttttaaaaacgcATCTcacatttcctcccctttcccatccctcctttcttcctctcagttttctattttactgaCCTTCCCTATGTCTTTGATATCTGATCTTCCCCTCCTGCTTTCCTTTATGttgctctagcttccacacaTGAGAGAACATTTGAGCCTTGATTTTCTgaggttggcttatttcacttagcatgatgctctccatttccatccacttaccagcaaatgccataatttcattctttctttggctgagtaaaactccattgtgtatatacaaccACATTTTTTGCAATACATTCATCTACTGttaggcatctgggttgattccataatttgatTATTGtgatgtgctgctatgtacattgaggtggctgtattgctctagtatgctgattttagttcttttgggtaaataccaaggagtggaacaGCTGGGTtggatggtggttctattcctgtttttttgaggaacctccatactgctttccagaatggttgtactagtctgcggtcccatcagcagtgtatgagtgtacttttctcTTGAGATCCACCAGAATTTATTACTGTCTGGtgttcttgatgattgtcattctgattgcagtgagatgaaatcttaaacacTTCTACATTTTTGACTGAAAGAAGAAACTgtaatgaaaatcagaaatatttagaaccaaataatttatatattttcataacaATTTTGGGGACAGTTTAAGAAGtaacaagagaaaaaaattacatcTTTAAGTGTTCACATTAATAATAAAGAAAGTTGCAAAATAAATGAGGATATAGTGATATTGCACCAAAATAAAGCAGAAGGAAGGGGGCTTCAAAGAGAAGAACAGAAATTAATGGAATAGATCATAAACACATAATAGTATCCAGAAATGAGTTGGCAATTGAAGAGTAATAAAATGGGTCAATCTCTGGTAggattaattttataaaaatagaaaaggcacAAACAGGAATGAAACAACATAACTGCCACTGCCAAAAGTTAATACATAGCAGGAGTCTATCTGATCAACTCTGTGCTTACAAATCAAAAAACTTAGGTATggataaaatagaaaagaaaacgtGGCAGAATAGACTGAAGAATAATAGAAAACCTATAAGTAGAAAATAGTCCTATCATCAAGAAAGTAATTGAATCAGTACTTAAAACCCACATCCCCAGATTTAACCAGAGAGCTGTATCTAACATCATGAGAGAACAGGAAAATAAGGAATGTTCCTGCTCATTTTATGAGACTAGTATAACCTtaacaaaaccagacaaagacagtagTGTGAGAACAAACATTTTAGTCCACTTTCACTTATGAATATTGATGCACAAATTCTAAGGAAAGATTGTGAAACCAGAAAAATGTACAAAAAGATGAAGTATATCATGAAAAACTTGGTTTGTAAGAACTGAGTCAACACtgagtgtggtggtacacacctctaattgggaggctgagacaggaggattgcaaattcaaggacagcctcagcaacttagggaggccttaagcaatttagcaagaccctgtctcaaataataaGAAAAGGGTTGcagtgtggctcaatggttaagcgcccctgagtgcaatccctggtacccaaaaaagaATTGAGTCATCGGAAAACGTACTGATATGCCATATTagcagattaaaaaagaaaaatcatgtgATGATCTTAATAGAAGCAGAAACAATGTAATAACATTTTATTAGCTATTCGTTGAAAAATTCTTGGAAGATGGAACATTGGGGAGCTTCACAACTTGATTAAGCActtctaaaaggagaaaaaaatataacaaaCATTATACTTAATGCTAAAATGTTGAAATTGATCCTGTAAGATCAAGAGTAAGACCAAGGATATCAGGGATCTGCCCCTCTACTTTATGTTGTAACTGGTGGTTTCTACTCAGTGCagtaaaacaaagagaaaatttgtAAAGGACAAGAAAGAAGGTGCTAGACAGTCAAAATTTGCAGGTAATATAAAAAATTTGACAGATAATTAGGTTAAGTTATTAGAATTATTAGAGTTAGAAATTAAAATTGCTTATAAAATTGTTAGAGTTCAGCAAGATTGCTAGATTCAaggacaaaattttaaaagagattaCTTCCCAGGGATGATACCAAGTTCCTAGAAATAAATCTTACAAAGATCATATAAACCCCTTATGGAGATAGaggataaaattttttaaaaattaaatttcatgaAAAGATATTAAAGATTTAAGTAAACAAATCAATcctgtgatctttttttttttttttaaacccaataTTATTATAACACTTCTCCCCAAATTGATCTGTAATTCAGTGCAATTCTGGTCAAAGTCCCAAGCAGATTTTAATCCATTTGCTGGGATGAGTCAATAAAGCAAAGGAAGGTAGAGGAAAGACTTGAACAAGCACCTTATTAGAGGACTTGTGAATGACACATGAACATATGGATGGATGCACAACTTCATTAAGCAATAAAGAagcacaaatcaaaaccaccttaagggcttgggatgtagctcagtttgggagagcactttcctagtatgctcgaggccctggattcagtccccagcaccagcaCCACAGAACAAACAGAAAACCCTACTATAAAATATTTCTCATCTACCAGATTAACACAAATGAAAAAGTAAGATGATGCTAAGCACCAGAGAGGCTATGAGGCAACTGCCAGGGCAATGAGACTTGCATTCCCTGCGGAGGGGTGTAGATTTGAACAACCATTGTGGAGGTGCCTTTCAGCATTACCAAGTGAAGGAGAAGGGACCTGTGGCCCCACAGTCATCGTGTATGCACCTGTTCTAGAGGATGTGAATGAGAACCAAAACAAAATGACCCAGTGGCTTTATTAACAGAATTATTaattgtggcttttttttttttttaaagaaagggatACTACACAGCACTCAGATGACAAATCCCAGCTACACCTCAACACAGATAAATGTCCTAAATGTGGAATGTACAAAAGCCAGCCATGAAAAAGCATAATCAATTTCTATTTATATAAAGTTTAGAAAGTAGGCACAACTAAGCAGTATAGCATTTAAAAGTATCCCTAATTATAAACTAGAAGGGAAAGAGAGTGGCTAATACACAGTTCACAGTGAGTGAGGTGTGGGTGTAATGCTGTGGTGACAGCAGTGTCTGAACGTTTGTTGTGGTGTTCCAGTATAAGGGGACGCTGGGTCTAGTTCACGTGTGTGCTTGCATGGTGGCTGCACGACAGGACTGATGCTGAGCATTAGATGCACGCCAGGCACTTGTGACCCATTAAATCAGTTTTGTCACTCATAATCTGAAAATGTCTAATGGCTTAAGCTGGTGGTATCTCGCTGTTTTGTTGTTCCTCTTAATTCAGTATTCATACCTTTTAGGAAGCAGAAACCACTCAAAGCACTGGGAGAGGATACCTTCAGGTGCCTTTGGAGAGCCAGGACAGAGTGGGTGGCTCTGGGGCTCTTTGACTGAAGGGGAGCCTGGGTTCTGGGGAGACAGGCTCCTGTGGTTCCCCATAGTCTGTTGAGATTGGCGTTGTCTCCGAGAGCCCCTTGCTTGCCCCCGTGTGGCAAGAGAATGTGCAGAGAATCTCTCAGCTATTTCCTCTCCAATCCTTACCAGAGGGTCTGTCCTAGATTTCCCCACCCAGCACTTTCTCTCCCCAGGTGTTGGGCCCTGGCCGCCAGCCTGGCTAGTCTGAGAGAGCACCCTTTTGGTGGCTACCTCACCTGGCACAGGGCACTGACCCAGTTGTGGCCCACAGTATCCTTTTCTACTTACCCCAGCTGCTCAGAACTTTCTGAAGGTATCTCTGAGTTCTGACCCCACCTTTCCACAGGTGCCAAGCCAGCTGCCTCTGTGGACCCGTGGGGAGTGCCCACCACAGCCAGCACACAAACAGTCCCCAAGACCTCAGATCCCTGGGCAGCTCCACAACAGCCTGCCCCCAATGCTGGGAAAACAACGGATGCCTGGGGTGTAGCCTCAGCTACCAAGCCCATACCTGCTTCGGGTGAGCGCCTCCCTGCTCGAGCTCTGAAAGCCTCCACCCAGCATCTCCATCTGGCTCCTTGGCAGCTGCCCATTGGTTTGCTGCATTTGCTTCTCTGCTTGCCCTACACTGACCTCGGGTCCCGATCCCCAGATCCAAACACCCCAGTACGAATGAGAGTTCACAGGCCCCTCTGTGTGCTCCACAGCTTACTCCAGGTGTGCCACCCACGAGGGTGTTGAGAGGTCTGTACTGGTCCCAGCCATGGGTACTCTTGACCCTGGGCACTCCTTCAGGTCACTTCTACAGATCTGCATCCAGCCACAGCTTAAATGTACCTTTGTTCTTATGTTTGGGGTAAGGACCATCGAGGCAGGGGCAAGTGGACAGGCTCCCTTCTCCCTGATGTCACCTTCCCAGCCAGGTGACTGGACCCTATCTGCTGTCTTTAGCTCTTAGTTCTAGTTCTGCCTGTGAGGTAGGGTAAAGAGGGAGATGCCCCCCTGGCCTTCCCATCCTCGGGGTGTAAACTGGGTGACTGCAGTGCTGCAGGGTCTTGTGAGGTCCCCACAGTCACTGGCTTCTGTCCCCCCAGGATCCTTTGAGCTGTTCAGTAATTTCAATGGTACAATTAAAGACGACTTTTCTGAATTTGACAACCTCCGAACTTCAAAAAAATCAGGTAGGTAAAGATGGTTTCTGTACTGTTCTGTGCATTTGAGTAGCTTTATTATTGCAGAAATAATAGCTCTTGAAACCCAGCAACTTTATGCCTTTTCTCAGTACTTTGATCTTAAGAGCCTGAAGCTTGTAGTTTCATGAACTCACACATTGACGCTGGAAAGTCATGAGAGGTTGAGGTTTTTCTCAACTTTTCCTTAAGGTGAGTCCTGTGTTCTGTGGCTGGTTGCCTTTCTCCCAGGGCTGTGATCCATGTCAGCCAGAGCCCCAGGCTGCATGCAGGTGTTCACTCTGGCCTCCCTGCCAGGGTGGGCTCATCCCAGGTCTGATACATCTTGTTACCTTCCTTCCACCAACCTCCTGCTTCCCAGAGGTGTTTCCTTGGGTATAAATGGGGATGGTCTGTATCTACTTCCCTCAGATGGCAGTTTCTGCCTAGGAGACCCTGATCCATTCCAGACCTAGCTGGGCTGGGAGGGCACGGGGGTTGAGGTTGGCCTGGAAGCTGCAGTAGGGAAGTCCTGGGGTGTACTCTCATGTACCCTGTGTAGACTGAGGACAGAGCTAGGCAGCCTCTGTCCATCTTGGTCCTTATCTCCAAGCTCCATACAGCAACTTCTGTCCTTGACTTTCCCCTTGTCCTTCCCACTTGCCCATCCTACTCCTTCCTACCCTTCTGAGCCTCTCCCTTCTGTTtaagccacccccccccccccgccccgcagCTGCAATCCCTGACCTGATAAAAGGAACAGCAGCCCGATCCTATTCCCACCTTATCCCCTGCCCCTGGGCTCAGGGGCTCCCAGCCAAGGTCCAGAGGCAGCTTTAAAACCCTGCTGCTTGCCAGGCTTGGGGTgggacatgcctataatcccagcagcttgagaggctgaggcaggaggatcatgagttcaaagccaaccccagcaaaagtgaggtgcaaagcaactcagtgagaccctatctctaaataaaatacaaaatagggctggggatggggctcagtggttgagggcccctagattcaatccccagtacccaaaaaacaaaacaaaaacaaccctgCTGTTTTCACCTTTTTTCTTTTGCTACATTAAAACAACAAGATTgtgccgggtgtggtggcacatgcctgcaatcccagtggcttgggaggctgaggcaggaggattgtgagttcaaagccagcctcagcaacttaggctctaagcaattcagcaagaccctgtctctaaataaatattttaaaaagagggctggagatgtgactcagttgttaggtgcccctgggttcaatccgtgcAGGTCATAGTGCAACCTAATCTGTCCTTGCCCACCCTCTCCCTCTGAGCTTCTGAGAAGGCAGCTTGGCCATTGTTAAGTGTTGActataaatatttgttcccaattAGAGAAGTATTCCtattgtagaaaatttggaaaagttTATGATAGAAAATGAAAATTACCTATAAAATCATCTTTTTCTCAGCCACTATATTTCCCTCCAGTATCTTTCTGAACTCTTGGTCTTTTTTGTTCAGATCTGCTATCAGAGTTGAGTTCTGCCCCTGCTTTCCTGAGTTTTATGGAATAACCAAttggaaacattttttcatgactttaaaatgtattagaaatagaaataaaacatatacatatatgtatatatttatatatgtttttccCTCTATGGCTCAGCAATGTTTTTAGTTGGTCAATTTGGGGGAGAAAATTTTAAGTTGAGTTCAAATTGTGCTAATGCAAATAATTCTGTGGTGAACACCTGTCTACTTAAGTCCTGGTTCACATTTTGCATTTTTTCCTTCGGCTGGATCCCTGTAAGTGGGATGCCTGAGCATGACCATTTTGGAGAACCCAAGCCCTTGGCCAGCAAGCAGTCATGTCCTCTGGCCTGTCTCAGCACACCCTCTTCCGGCTGAATTTCAAAACATAGTTTGCTTTCTTCTTACTATCAAGAACATAATGTTTCACTGtataaaatttagaaaatgaaaatgtaacatgatatataaaaaaatttaattatctGGGCCTTATCACTAACCCCAAATAACATCTTAATATTTTTTGAGGATTGTGCTGTATGTACTTTTTTGTATCTTGCTTTTTCCACTTAACCATTTTGATAGTTTTCTTTGTTCCTCGTTATGTATCTTTCTGTCCCTATTGGGTTATATGGATATGTGGTTTCTTTAACGGCCTGGGGCTGGCTGTCTCCATTTGGGGATGCTGGAAAGGGACTGCAGGGAACACAGCTGCCTGTATCCTGGGAGCCAAGGCATTGGGCATTGATGCTTATGGGGGTGAGAGCATTAGGTGCATGGTCTTAGACCCTTACACTTATTTTGCCACTTGTGTCCCTGTCTTGCAGCTGAGTCTGTGGCCTCTCTGCCATCCCAGAACAATGGAACTGCAAGCCCTGACCCCTTTGAGTCTCAGCCCCTGACTGTTGCCTCAAGCAAGCCCAGCAGTGCCCGGAAAACACCCGAGTCTTTCCTGGGCCCCAACGCGGCCTTGGTGAACCTGGACTCACTGGTGACCAGGCCTGCCCCAGCGGCCCAGTCCCTCAACCCCTTCCTGGCCCCAGGTAGGCACATGTCTGGGCCATATCTAGCTGTTCTGCCTGAGAGTGGGTGTACTGCAGGCCTCTAAACCTGACTCTCCCACCTCGGGGACTCTTCCTGCTGTGCCCCACCTAGGGCTGCATGGCCTGTGGCCAGGAGGAAGTGGAACTCCAGAATCTGTGCTGTCTCCTCTCTCCAGGGCCATGTGGGGTGGGGCATGGAAGCTGCTGTTTAAAGCAGGGAGAGTATGGGGGAAATGGCTCCTCCTCTTAGATAAGAGCACTGAGCAGAAGCTCTTCCTACTCAGTGTCCCTGGCAGAGGACCCTCAGGCAAGGGCCATTATGAGGTCAGAGAGAAGTAGGCAGGGTGCTAGGGCAAAGAACAACCAAAGTTTGCTGCACAGTATCCCTCCTTGAGAGGGAACTTAACTTGGCCCTCTAGTATAAGCCAGCCTTGGGATCCAGAGACTCTCACCACAGACCCTGGTGCAGGATTCTGCTATCGTCCTCTTAGGGGCTCTGCATTAGCTGCAGAACAGGCTCCGAGCTGCTTCATCCAGCATCCAGGGTCTGGATGGCCTCCCTAGCCTAGCCCCACCCTCTTTTCTCTTGTGGACCACATGCCCTTGGTTCCACTGAACTCTGTACTAGGACCCCTCATTACCTCCATGCTGTGATTCACAACTCCCTCAGCCTAGATCCTCGTTTCCTCCAGCACCTAGTTCAAATGCCTTGCTCTTCTAGGAATTTCTTCCCTGCTGCACAGATTGACCTGTACTTGGAGTTCCTGGGACCTACCCAGCTTGAGGTCCTCATGAATGAGGATGTGGCCATAGGGGAGGGTGGCCCCTTAGGTGAAGCTAGATTAGGACTTGAGCTCCTCAGCCAGCCTGGAGTGTCTCTCTGTCCAGAAAATCTCCTGTCCCCTTCTGCCAGGGAGCCCCTAGAGGCCTAGAGGAGCTGACCATGTCCATCAGTTCTCTGAGAGCACCTTGTTGGGGCCTTGAGGCAGCTTGGCCATCTGAAACCCCTCCAGGGTCTGGGAGCTTTCGACAAGATAGACAGGTTTGGGCAGCCCTGTTGGAATCCAGGGTCGTTTTCCAGGCCCATTATCCAGGCCATGCAGGTAGTCCTGGCTGTCATTTTTGTAGTTACATGGACCAGAGACATGGTCCTGGGCTCTACACTTAGTGAGGGTCTACTGCTCTGCAGTCTTTTGTTTTCTCTACCGTGAATCAGGGTTGACTTACAAAGCCCCCATTGCAGGCTCGAGGAGGAGGAGCTTATCTCCCCCAGTATGGGTCACAGAGTAGCAGCCTTGTGTCCATGGTGGTGACTCAGGCTGTCCTTTGACAGGCATGCCTTCTGGACACAGCCAGGCTGGACACTCAGAGCTGGTAGTGCTATGTCTCTCAGCAAAGAATCACTAGCAGCAGAAGAGACTTTCTGGTGTGAGGGAGGTTTGGGGACTGGGTGGTACAGGGCTCTTCAGCTTCTTGATGtcaggacttccctgagccttcagAGTGCCAGTGGACAGGGCCCACGGTGCCGTGTATTCACTGAAGGTCATGTGCTGCAGTTCCTGTACTGCTCCCCGCATCTCCCCACCACTCACCCTCCTCTCTCCCAGACATCTGTGGTCACAGCTGGGGAGACAGAATGAGGGAGCAGGCAGCTGTTTACTGCTGATGGTGTCCTGGGTGCCAGCCCTACAGAGGAGCTAGAGTCTCTGAGCCTGGTGTGTCCTAGAAGTGCCTTGTTTAGCTCTGTGACCCCAGATAAGTCACAGCTTCTCACAGCTGTCGTCTTCTCACCCTGTGTGATTCCTGTGGTCAGCGGATGTTTGTtagtgcctcctttggactcagcCAGTACTGTAATGGACCCTGAGGGCATAGCAAGGAACAGAATACAAACCCTGACCTGGAGCTCAGAATCTAGACAAGAGCTAACTGTGGAGGGTGGCTGTGCTGGATAGTATTCTCCGAAAAGCTCAGTCTTCTTGCTCTCTCTTCAGGTGCAGCTGCTGCCTCGGCCCCAGTCAACCCCTTCCAGGTGAACCAGCCCCAGCCGCTCACATTGAACCAGCTGCGGGGAAGCCCAGTCCTGGGGAGCAGCGCATCCTTTGGGCCTGGCTCAGGAATAGAGCCTGTGGCTGTGGCCCCTATGACCTCAGCAGCCCCACATCCAGCTCTGGGGGCTGGTGGCTCCTCTTTGACATCACTGGGCCCTGCAGCGATGAACATGGTGGGCAGTGTGGGCATTCCCCCATCAGCAGCTCAGGCCACCGGCACAACCAACCCTTTCCTTCTCTAGTGCCCCAGGCTCCGACCTCCCTGAGTGAATGCCTGGAGTACCAATGCCAGAGGACTCGTAGCAGGGACTCTCGTTTGTGGGGTGGCGGCTGAGAGTGTGGAGTGTTAGGGCTTTTCAGTTCCAGCTTCCTGGTGAAGGGTTGTCCTATGGCCCCGACCCTTAGACTGAGCAGCACATAGCTGTCCACGCTGTGTGGGGTAGGCCTGCCCTTGCCGCCGCCTCCCAAGTGCTCAGCTCCCAAGCTCCTCTGAGGCCTTGGACAAGGAAGCAAAGTCATCAGTGTTGCTCTGGCCCCAGCCTCAGCCCAAGGGTCTCTGGCTTACTGCCTAGCCCCAAACTTGGGACAGTTGCCTCGTCTTTACTCCCACCCTGTAGCCCTAGGGGCACTGCAGGCTGTCCCCAAGGTGGATGGGATGAAGCACCCTTCCCATTCAACACTGACCTGTGGGAGAGTGGTTgtgcatatttttctttttctttgactcGTGTGTGAGTTCAAAGTAAACACCACCGTGGACAACTCTTGAATTAAATCCACTAGAGCAAGCTTTAAAACTAACCTGAGCATAACCCTGCCACGTGGCTCTATGCTTGTACACGTTTGCACATATTTTGTTCAGTACAGTTTCATATTTGAGTTTGCAGAATTATCTAATAGTCTTTTTTTGGCTAATATTTTTATAACGTGGTTCTTATTTAACTGTCTAGTTTTGATAGAATTTACCAGGTCAGGCTGACTTAAGATCTTGGCACGTGTCATTTTAGTGGTTTAAATCCTCTTATTTATGGTTTTAActgtaagaaaatttaaaaaggaagagaTGTTTGGATGACAAAAATATGCCTTATGGAAAAACTAAAGCAAATTCTTTATAGGGGaaagtatgaaaatttgattacacAAAAAGatgatgtttatttaaaaaaaacaaaaaaacaaaaaaacctccaaCAGCAACAAAAACTCACAGCCTCCAGTTGCCTTTTCCTTTCTCTATTTTGGTGATTTACAAAAACCAGTTGACTCTCAGCCTTTTTTGGCTAGTTCATGAGAGAAGCTTTTATTTCTTAACAATATGCCatcttgaaaattgaaaaaaactaACTTATGAATGTGACTCACCAGTTTTTACCAACTAATTCCTTTTTTAATTAATGTCATGCAGGGATTTAGGGACTTCTGTTTACAGTGGGAATCTGAAGTGGTGGAATTTCCCTTAGCCTTTTGTCCATGCTCTCCTCTGACTCGGTCCATGCTCAGGTTAACGACAGGATTGGGTCCCAGAGGTCCCTGGGGGATGGTCCCCAGGCTGAGATAGAGGCAGGGAACCAGGGCTGGCCCTGATCCATCTACCTGCCAACTCCAGGCACAGGTTGCAGTTTGAGAAGTAATTATCTCTTATTTtcgagatgaaaaaaaaatcattctcatATAGGATCGAGTTTTAACATGCACTAATATCTCCCACTCCCAACCTTCTGCT
This window encodes:
- the Epn2 gene encoding epsin-2 isoform X2, yielding MSREVAEQEERLRRGDDLRLQMALEESRRDTVKVPKKKEHGSHPPQTTLLDLMDALPSSGPVAQKAEPWGPAASANQTNPWGGSAAPSSTSDPWPSFGAKPAASVDPWGVPTTASTQTVPKTSDPWAAPQQPAPNAGKTTDAWGVASATKPIPASGSFELFSNFNGTIKDDFSEFDNLRTSKKSAESVASLPSQNNGTASPDPFESQPLTVASSKPSSARKTPESFLGPNAALVNLDSLVTRPAPAAQSLNPFLAPGAAAASAPVNPFQVNQPQPLTLNQLRGSPVLGSSASFGPGSGIEPVAVAPMTSAAPHPALGAGGSSLTSLGPAAMNMVGSVGIPPSAAQATGTTNPFLL